The following are from one region of the Lynx canadensis isolate LIC74 chromosome D4, mLynCan4.pri.v2, whole genome shotgun sequence genome:
- the LOC115499090 gene encoding U2 small nuclear ribonucleoprotein auxiliary factor 35 kDa subunit-related protein 2-like, translated as MAAPEKLPFPEKPSHKKYRAALKKEKRKKRRQELARRRDSGLSQKEEEAPFIEEQHPEEEMLSETERQKLHEAWLLREQKAQEEFRIKKEKEEAARKRQKEQERKLKEEWEEQQRKDRGEEEQQKLQEKREMEEAARKTLEQAERELGNGATWQNPEPPTALRVMEKDRANCPFYGKTGACRFGNRCLRKHNFPSSSPTLLIKSMFTTFGMEQCRRDDYDPDASLEYSEEETYQQFLDFYDDVLPEFRSVGKVIQFKVSCNFEPHLRGNVYVQYQSEEECQAALSLFNGRWYAGRQLRCEFCPVTRWKMAICGLFEIQQCPRGKHCNFLHVFRNPNNEFWEANRDIFLSPDRTGSSFGNGSDRRERTGHQDEYYWRPGRRRSPGPSHSYERSGEAERKRKSSHRGKKSHKHTSKSRERHSSRSRGRKRDRSRIRGSRSHSSFRSRSPGGNRSGSRDRSTQSPKSNFVL; from the coding sequence ATGGCGGCGCCCGAGAAGTTACCGTTTCCGGAGAAACCAAGCCACAAAAAGTACAGGGCCGCCCTGAAGAAGGAGAAACGAAAGAAACGGCGGCAGGAACTCGCTCGACGGAGAGACTCGGGACTCtcccagaaggaggaggaggctcCTTTTATTGAAGAACAACACCCAGAAGAAGAGATGCTGTCGGAGACCGAGAGGCAAAAATTACACGAGGCGTGGCTGCTTCGGGAGCAGAAGGCACAAGAAGAATTCCGaatcaagaaggaaaaggaagaggcagCTAGAAAACGGCAGAAAGAACAGGAGAGAAAGTTGAAGGAAGAGTGGGAAGAgcagcagagaaaggacagaggagaggaggagcagcAGAAGctccaggagaagagagaaatggaggaagCTGCGCGGAAGACCCTGGAGCAGGCTGAAAGAGAGTTGGGAAATGGTGCCACATGGCAGAACCCAGAACCACCCACGGCCTTAAGGGTAATGGAAAAAGATCGAGCTAACTGTCCGTTCTACGGTAAAACAGGAGCGTGCAGATTTGGAAACAGGTGTTTGCGTAAACACAATTTCCCGTCGTCGAGTCCCACGCTTCTGATTAAAAGCATGTTTACGACATTTGGAATGGAGCAGTGCAGACGGGATGACTATGACCCCGATGCGAGCCTCGAGTACAGTGAAGAGGAAACCTACCAGCAATTCCTGGACTTCTATGATGACGTGCTGCCCGAGTTCAGGAGCGTGGGGAAAGTGATCCAGTTCAAGGTCAGCTGCAACTTCGAACCTCACCTGAGGGGCAACGTGTACGTTCAGTATCAATCGGAAGAAGAATGCCAAGCGGCCCTTTCTCTGTTTAACGGACGATGGTACGCAGGACGGCAGCTTCGGTGCGAATTCTGCCCCGTGACCCGATGGAAAATGGCAATTTGTGGCTTATTTGAAATACAACAATGTCCAAGAGGAAAACACTGCAACTTTCTTCATGTGTTCCGAAATCCCAACAATGAGTTTTGGGAAGCTAATAGAGACATCTTCCTGTCTCCAGATCGGACTGGCTCCTCCTTTGGCAATGGCTCGGACAGGAGAGAGAGGACGGGCCACCAGGACGAATACTACTGGAGGCCCGGGAGGCGGAGAAGCCCTGGTCCATCGCATTCCTACGAGAGAAGCGGGGAAgctgagaggaaaaggaaaagcagtcACCGGGGGAAGAAGTCTCACAAACACACGTCAAAGAGTCGCGAGAGGCACAGTTCACGcagtagaggaagaaaaagggaccGCAGCCGGATCCGCGGCAGCCGCAGCCACAGTTCCTTCAGGTCCAGGAGTCCCGGCGGGAACAGGTCAGGCAGCAGAGACAGAAGTACTCAGAGTCCCAAatccaattttgttctttaa